In Leucoraja erinacea ecotype New England chromosome 15, Leri_hhj_1, whole genome shotgun sequence, the following proteins share a genomic window:
- the LOC129704324 gene encoding zinc finger protein 239-like isoform X2 — MEGNSNQTPGDDDTPVPLDSPGHRRPLKVGGESSVGGSGEERFRCSECGRGFSRASGLSRHQRCHRGERPWKCGHCGKGFNYASQLEIHRLRHTREQPWKCGDCGKGFSYPSQLEIHRRSHTGERPFTCSQCGMGFSHSSSLLTHQRVHTADRPFTCSECGKGFTRSCHLLRHRLVHAGERLYACSMCGKAFSQSSCLLRHQRVHTGEKPFTCFLCGKAFSQTFNLHAHQRVHTGERPYTCFTCGKGFTQSSNLLTHQRVHTRERPYTCSDCGKGFSGLSSLRKHRQIHE, encoded by the coding sequence ATGGAGGGCAACTCGAACCAGACGCCAGGCGATGATGATACTCCAGTGCCCCTCGATTCGCCCGGGCACCGTCGGCCTTTGAAGGTGGGAGGCGAGAGCTCGGTCGGCGGCAGCGGGGAGGAGCGGTTCAGGTGCTCGGAGTGCGGCCGGGGATTCAGCCGAGCGTCCGGCCTGTCCAGGCACCAGCGCTGCCACAGGGGGGAGAGGCCCTGGAAATGCGGGCACTGTGGGAAAGGCTTCAACTACGCGTCGcagctggagatccaccggctGCGCCACACCAGGGAGCAGCCGTGGAAGTGcggcgactgcggcaagggcttcagctACCCGTCCCAGCTGGAGATTCACCGGCGCAGCCACACCggcgagaggccgttcacctgctcccAGTGCGGCATGGGCTTCTCCCACTCCTCCAGCCTCCTGACCCACCAGCGGGTCCACACGgcggacaggcccttcacctgctccgagtgcggcaagggcttcacccgctcctgcCACCTCCTGCGGCACCGCCTGGTCCACGCCGGGGAGAGACTGTACGCCTGCTCCATGTGCGGCAAGGCcttcagccagtcctcctgccTCCTCCGGCACCAGCGGGTCCACACTGGCGAGAAGCCCTTCACCTGCTTCCTGTGCGGCAAGGCCTTCAGCCAGACCTTCAACCTCCACGCCCACCAGCGGGTCCACACTggcgagcggccctacacctgcttCACCTGCGGCAAAGGTTTCACCCAGTCGTCCAACCTGCTCACCCACCAGCGTGTCCACACCAGGGAACGGCCCTacacctgctccgactgtggcaagggcttcagcgGCTTGTCTAGCCTCCGGAAACACCGGCAAATCCACGAATGA
- the LOC129704324 gene encoding zinc finger protein 239-like isoform X1, producing the protein MASISDQNALRRGTRSISATGAGRPGAEKGSAVPGMRVGVGAPRMKVCPQPELVSGPRHFSDRVSLMEGNSNQTPGDDDTPVPLDSPGHRRPLKVGGESSVGGSGEERFRCSECGRGFSRASGLSRHQRCHRGERPWKCGHCGKGFNYASQLEIHRLRHTREQPWKCGDCGKGFSYPSQLEIHRRSHTGERPFTCSQCGMGFSHSSSLLTHQRVHTADRPFTCSECGKGFTRSCHLLRHRLVHAGERLYACSMCGKAFSQSSCLLRHQRVHTGEKPFTCFLCGKAFSQTFNLHAHQRVHTGERPYTCFTCGKGFTQSSNLLTHQRVHTRERPYTCSDCGKGFSGLSSLRKHRQIHE; encoded by the exons ATGGCGTCCATTAGTGACCAGAATGCGCTGCGGCGTGGAACACGGTCTATCTCTGCTACAGGAGCCGGAAGGCCAGGGGCAGAGAAAGGAAGTGCTGTCCCGGGCATGCGCGTTGGGGTGGGAGCGCCGCGGATGAAGGTCTGTCCTCAGCCCGAGCTCGTTTCCGGCCCCAG ACATTTCTCAGACAGGGTGTCTTTGATGGAGGGCAACTCGAACCAGACGCCAGGCGATGATGATACTCCAGTGCCCCTCGATTCGCCCGGGCACCGTCGGCCTTTGAAGGTGGGAGGCGAGAGCTCGGTCGGCGGCAGCGGGGAGGAGCGGTTCAGGTGCTCGGAGTGCGGCCGGGGATTCAGCCGAGCGTCCGGCCTGTCCAGGCACCAGCGCTGCCACAGGGGGGAGAGGCCCTGGAAATGCGGGCACTGTGGGAAAGGCTTCAACTACGCGTCGcagctggagatccaccggctGCGCCACACCAGGGAGCAGCCGTGGAAGTGcggcgactgcggcaagggcttcagctACCCGTCCCAGCTGGAGATTCACCGGCGCAGCCACACCggcgagaggccgttcacctgctcccAGTGCGGCATGGGCTTCTCCCACTCCTCCAGCCTCCTGACCCACCAGCGGGTCCACACGgcggacaggcccttcacctgctccgagtgcggcaagggcttcacccgctcctgcCACCTCCTGCGGCACCGCCTGGTCCACGCCGGGGAGAGACTGTACGCCTGCTCCATGTGCGGCAAGGCcttcagccagtcctcctgccTCCTCCGGCACCAGCGGGTCCACACTGGCGAGAAGCCCTTCACCTGCTTCCTGTGCGGCAAGGCCTTCAGCCAGACCTTCAACCTCCACGCCCACCAGCGGGTCCACACTggcgagcggccctacacctgcttCACCTGCGGCAAAGGTTTCACCCAGTCGTCCAACCTGCTCACCCACCAGCGTGTCCACACCAGGGAACGGCCCTacacctgctccgactgtggcaagggcttcagcgGCTTGTCTAGCCTCCGGAAACACCGGCAAATCCACGAATGA